The Enterobacter mori genomic interval TGCTGGATCAGTTCGCGAAGATTATCCCGACCGTACTTGAAGAAGAAGGCTGCCACGGCTATGCGCCGATGGTGGATGCCGCCACTGATGCCAGCTTCCAGGCGACCGCGCCGGACTCCATCATGATGGTTGAACTGTGGGAAACCGTGGCGCACCTCGAAGCGCACCTGCAGACTCCGCACATGAAAGCGTGGAGTGAGGCGGTAAAAGGTGACGTGCTGGATACCCATATCCGAATTCTGGAGCAAGGGGTTTAAGGTTCGTGGAATTTGCCGGGTGGCACTGCGTTTACCCGGCCTACAAAACCTGACCCGTATGCCCGGTAAGCGCTAGCGCCACCGGGCTTTTTGTATCACCTTAAAACCCAACTGCTATGCTT includes:
- a CDS encoding putative quinol monooxygenase, translated to MLTVIAEIRTRPGQHHRQAVLDQFAKIIPTVLEEEGCHGYAPMVDAATDASFQATAPDSIMMVELWETVAHLEAHLQTPHMKAWSEAVKGDVLDTHIRILEQGV